A DNA window from Oryzias latipes chromosome 5, ASM223467v1 contains the following coding sequences:
- the fam212b gene encoding PAK4-inhibitor INKA2 isoform X2, with protein MKEAGDGLHAQMNSMMGALQELKLLQVQTALESLDISGRPINRGMPHPAPAAPSHTRAAASAEERSSSLRQTMMDEPSPSPMLRPRLSVDSPNSSSRGDEISSQSRSSLETSSSSTSSLESESESEASPRSARNSRSENDLESIPRRWSGYTAPQVDFCGPVVGNPPPEPYLHSKTPRAAQVMDLPGILYSLSREGPSLDSDYSQDSADDGSDWTSSLMSRSRNRQPLVLGDNVFADLVGNWLDLPEVEREEGKNKEWRKRRDERTLEGSVDRPDTPAHPLRLSRSQEICKKFSLTTNIFKKFLRSVRPDRDKLLKERPGWVAPELQEGDIFKRPKKVAPKNSKGSFYLPFWANGQQGKGRPCPERSSHLQLFPQFQQQPFTGIYLDRRQPDTGLEKMQPLFDYNTAVWV; from the coding sequence ATGAAAGAAGCTGGAGATGGCCTCCATGCACAGATGAATTCGATGATGGGAGCCCTCCAGGAACTCAAGCTCCTTCAGGTCCAAACCGCTCTGGAAAGCCTCGACATTTCAGGACGACCCATTAACAGAGGAATGCCGCatccagctcctgcagctccttctcacacacgagctgcagcttcagcagagGAACGCAGCTCAAGTTTGAGACAAACAATGATGGATGAGCCCAGCCCATCTCCAATGCTAAGACCAAGGCTGTCTGTGGACAGCCCAAACTCCTCAAGCAGAGGTGATGAGATTTCTTCTCAAAGCAGGAGCAGCCTGGAAACCTCGTCTTCTTCAACATCCAGTCTAGAGAGTGAGTCTGAGAGTGAAGCAAGTCCAAGAAGTGCAAGAAATTCAAGAAGTGAGAATGACCTGGAGTCAATACCCAGAAGGTGGTCAGGATACACAGCTCCCCAGGTGGACTTCTGTGGACCAGTTGTTGGAAACCCGCCACCAGAACCTTACCTTCATTCAAAGACTCCTCGGGCAGCGCAGGTGATGGACCTGCCGGGAATCCTCTACAGCCTCTCCAGAGAAGGTCCTTCCTTGGACAGCGACTACTCTCAGGACAGTGCAGATGATGGCAGTGACTGGACGTCTTCTCTCATGAGCCGCAGTCGCAACCGTCAGCCCTTGGTGCTAGGTGACAACGTGTTTGCAGACCTCGTAGGCAACTGGTTGGACTTGCCTGAGGTGGAACGagaggaaggaaaaaacaaagaatggagAAAAAGGAGAGATGAGAGGACATTAGAAGGCAGCGTGGATAGACCAGACACGCCTGCACACCCCCTACGGCTGAGCCGCTCACAAGAGATCTGCAAGAAGTTCTCCCTCACCACCAACATCTTCAAGAAGTTCCTGCGCAGCGTCCGGCCGGACAGGGACAAACTCCTCAAGGAGAGACCGGGCTGGGTGGCTCCCGAGCTTCAAGAGGGGGATATTTTTAAACGACCAAAGAAAGTGGCTCCAAAAAATTCAAAAGGCAGCTTTTATTTGCCTTTCTGGGCAAACGGGCAGCAGGGCAAAGGCAGGCCATGTCCTGAGAGGAGCAGCCACCTTCAACTCTTTCCCCAATTCCAGCAACAGCCATTCACAGGGATTTATTTAGACAGGAGACAGCCAGACACTGGCTTGGAGAAAATGCAGCCCTTGTTTGACTATAACACAGCTGTGTGGGTGTAG
- the fam212b gene encoding PAK4-inhibitor INKA2 isoform X1 translates to MEQRLYKLESRNMDSCLRRLKLELLSMKEAGDGLHAQMNSMMGALQELKLLQVQTALESLDISGRPINRGMPHPAPAAPSHTRAAASAEERSSSLRQTMMDEPSPSPMLRPRLSVDSPNSSSRGDEISSQSRSSLETSSSSTSSLESESESEASPRSARNSRSENDLESIPRRWSGYTAPQVDFCGPVVGNPPPEPYLHSKTPRAAQVMDLPGILYSLSREGPSLDSDYSQDSADDGSDWTSSLMSRSRNRQPLVLGDNVFADLVGNWLDLPEVEREEGKNKEWRKRRDERTLEGSVDRPDTPAHPLRLSRSQEICKKFSLTTNIFKKFLRSVRPDRDKLLKERPGWVAPELQEGDIFKRPKKVAPKNSKGSFYLPFWANGQQGKGRPCPERSSHLQLFPQFQQQPFTGIYLDRRQPDTGLEKMQPLFDYNTAVWV, encoded by the exons ATGGAGCAGCGTCTCTACAAACTAGAATCCAGAAACATGGACTCGTGTTTGAGGCGACTAAAGCTGGAACTG TTGTCCATGAAAGAAGCTGGAGATGGCCTCCATGCACAGATGAATTCGATGATGGGAGCCCTCCAGGAACTCAAGCTCCTTCAGGTCCAAACCGCTCTGGAAAGCCTCGACATTTCAGGACGACCCATTAACAGAGGAATGCCGCatccagctcctgcagctccttctcacacacgagctgcagcttcagcagagGAACGCAGCTCAAGTTTGAGACAAACAATGATGGATGAGCCCAGCCCATCTCCAATGCTAAGACCAAGGCTGTCTGTGGACAGCCCAAACTCCTCAAGCAGAGGTGATGAGATTTCTTCTCAAAGCAGGAGCAGCCTGGAAACCTCGTCTTCTTCAACATCCAGTCTAGAGAGTGAGTCTGAGAGTGAAGCAAGTCCAAGAAGTGCAAGAAATTCAAGAAGTGAGAATGACCTGGAGTCAATACCCAGAAGGTGGTCAGGATACACAGCTCCCCAGGTGGACTTCTGTGGACCAGTTGTTGGAAACCCGCCACCAGAACCTTACCTTCATTCAAAGACTCCTCGGGCAGCGCAGGTGATGGACCTGCCGGGAATCCTCTACAGCCTCTCCAGAGAAGGTCCTTCCTTGGACAGCGACTACTCTCAGGACAGTGCAGATGATGGCAGTGACTGGACGTCTTCTCTCATGAGCCGCAGTCGCAACCGTCAGCCCTTGGTGCTAGGTGACAACGTGTTTGCAGACCTCGTAGGCAACTGGTTGGACTTGCCTGAGGTGGAACGagaggaaggaaaaaacaaagaatggagAAAAAGGAGAGATGAGAGGACATTAGAAGGCAGCGTGGATAGACCAGACACGCCTGCACACCCCCTACGGCTGAGCCGCTCACAAGAGATCTGCAAGAAGTTCTCCCTCACCACCAACATCTTCAAGAAGTTCCTGCGCAGCGTCCGGCCGGACAGGGACAAACTCCTCAAGGAGAGACCGGGCTGGGTGGCTCCCGAGCTTCAAGAGGGGGATATTTTTAAACGACCAAAGAAAGTGGCTCCAAAAAATTCAAAAGGCAGCTTTTATTTGCCTTTCTGGGCAAACGGGCAGCAGGGCAAAGGCAGGCCATGTCCTGAGAGGAGCAGCCACCTTCAACTCTTTCCCCAATTCCAGCAACAGCCATTCACAGGGATTTATTTAGACAGGAGACAGCCAGACACTGGCTTGGAGAAAATGCAGCCCTTGTTTGACTATAACACAGCTGTGTGGGTGTAG